GCGCGAACTTCTGGTCGAGACAGCGCGAAACCGGTTCGAAGAACTCATGGGAACGGGCCGCGTGGCAGCGGCCTATTATTTTGATTGGGACGCAAAGGGATATGGGGTCTGGCGTTGCGGAGGACTTTCTCCTGCGGGCAAGGCAGCAGTGGTGGCACCATGAAATTAAAAACCGTAGTCATCGGCGGCTCCAACACCGTCATGTTGCCAGGCTATTTGCCGTCGCTTTTGTCAACGATGGCACGGCGCGGCATTGAGCTTGACGTTGTAGCCGACCTCGCCGTCGGCGGCACCACCAGCGCCTTTGGGCTTTATCAGCTCAAGATTTATGACCAATTGGCTGATTGTGATCTGTTGCTGATCGAATATGCACTCAACGATGCATTCGTTTACGGCGACGAGCGGCGACCATTCCGCCATTGGGCCAGATTCTATGAGGGCATTATCCGCTATGCTCTGGAGCAAAACCCCAACTTGCGCATTGCAACTCTTGTCTTCGGCGCACGCAACGGTTCGTTCCTTAACGCCGTTCCGTCCATCGATGCGGGTATCAATTACATCTCGCAGTGCTACGGGACCATATGCGTGGACGTATCACGCAATCTCATGCAGCGCTTGGGCCGTGATGTTGTCGGCCACCCCAGTTTCTATTCCGATCAAGGCCATTATGCCCGGCCTGTCGCGACAACCATTGTTGCCAACCTCATCGCCGATGAGTTGGAACCCGCATTGCAGCGTCCGGTCAAGGCCGCCGCCTTGCCACCGCCCATTGATCCGGAACACTTCGCCGGGGCACGCGCCCTTGATGGCGTCCAGTTGAGCAAAAGGCTTGGCCGGGTTCCAGTCGAATACAGCAATCGGCGATTTTCTATCTCGGCTCTGGATTTGGGCGGCGACCGGTTGCGCTTCGAGGTGGACAAGGGGCAGCTTCTGGCAATGGCCTATGTGTGCGAACCGCGCATTCCGCCGCTCGATATCCGTTTGGGTAACGATCTGCATCGGGCTGCTCTGCTCAAGGGCGGCGTGCGTGACGGGACCTACAAGTTCCTGGTTTCCATGCTGAGCTTTGAATTCCTCTACGGCACAACGCTTCTTGATCCTCCGGCAACTCTTGCGCTCACACTTGGTGGCGGCACTGCTGGAGGCGAGCACAAGCTGCATGTTCCAAAAGATAGTATTCGCCATGAAACGCTTCCGGCTGAACCGGCATTGCCAATCAGCGGCATTCTCTTCACCGGCAATCTGAAGGTCTGCGCTATCGAAAAGACCACGGATAGCGAAAAGCCGGCACCAGATCTGCCGACACCCCCGGTGAAGCTGGAACCTGTAACAGCGGGCAACTGAATTCCGGCACCTGAACGGGACTATCTTTGTCAAACGGCATGAACGTGATACCCGTTCAGCACTCATGTGAGAGCGGGGATCATGACTGAAGCCGATATCGTTGCAATTGAAGAATGGCTTGACGCTCAAGGATTGGCTGGAGCCAGCGAAACCGAACTGCTGAACGGTTTTTGTGTGCGCTGTTGCGGCCTCGGTATCACACTTGAGCGCGCTTTGGCGTTTGTCGATACGCTGCATCCGATTTATGAGGGCAGGGCATTTCACTGGCGCCAGCGCGAGGAAGTTGAAAAGCCTGTCATTGAGTACGGTTCCAGCACCCAGGGAGCGAGCGCGGAAAGCTGGCAGCGAACCACATTCTATCATCTGTTACAGTCAGGCGAAGATTCGCTCCGCCGCCGTATTGGCGAAATGGACGAGCCGGGCTTTGTTCATCTTGAGAACCTCAAGGCTGAAGGACTTACCGATTATCTGGCGCTGATCAACCGCTTTTCAACCCAAGGCAGTATCGGCGAAATGGATTGCTTCTATTCGCAGTGGTCTACCGCCCACACCGATGGGTTCAACGACAGCGACATCGCAACATTGAAGCGTCTCGTGCGTGGCCTCGCCATTGCCATCAAATGCGCCTCGCTGGCGCGGATCGTGCGGACAATTGCCGAAGTCTATCTCGGTCATGATGCAGGTGAACGCGTTCTGGCAGGGCGTATCAATCGCGGCGCTGCCGACCGGATCGAAGCCGTTCTGTGGTATTCGGATTTGCGGGATTATACCCGTATCTCCGATGCTGCTGGACCAGATGCGATCATCCCGATGCTGAATGATTATGCTGATGCGGTGATCTCATCCATACAGGAAGCGGGCGGTGACGTATTGAAGCTGATTGGCGACGGTACATTGGCTATTTTCACCGATGGTGGTTCGCAAACCGCTTGTGTGGCCGCCCTGAAGGCGGAAGCGCTGTTGCGCAAGCGGCTCGTTGCTCTTAATGAGCGCCGCACGGCAGAAAAACAGCCTATCACCAATGTCTATCTTGGCGTCCATGTCGGCGAGGTGTTCTTCGGCAATATTGGCAGTGATACGAGGCTGGATTTTACGGTCGTTGGTCCTGCCGTGAACGAAGTCAGCCGCATCGCTTCCATGTGCCGTTCGGTCGATCAGGACATTCTGATCTCCGACCGCTTTGCCGCGTTTCTGCCGGAAGGACTCCGGTCCAAACTGGTTTGTGTCGGACGCTTTGCCCTACGCGGTGTTGGCCGTGCGCAGGAACTCTTCACTCTTGATCCGGTTGAAAGGCACTAAAAAACCCGCAATGCCAAACATTGCGGGTTTCCTCAACTTTCAATAGCGCGTGAAAAAGGCGCTGATTATCCGTTTAAATATCGCTTTGCCAGTTCCGCCATGTCGCGATCTTTCTTTGTCTTGATCGGATGGAACACGCGTGAAAGAAGTTTCAGCGTTGAAAAACTTGGCTTGAGATACGGTGAAAGGGTGGGGAGTTGGATGTTCATGATAAATATCCCTTTCTCTTTAAAGTGAATTGAATAGCGGGGTTTTATTCCCAGTCTGAATTTCGCACGGCGGAGAGGCGAGGCGGTAGACCAATCCAACGAGCTGATTGCCTATTTCTCCGGGAAAATCGTGTTGATCTCTGGGCAGAAAAACGGCTCAAAAATTACCATCTGTAGAAATCGACAAAGATCGCCATTTATTGATCTCCGCGTGAACCGAATCCAGCTTTGTCGCGATGCCTTTGACTGCATCGGACCCTGCGACGTAACGCAGTGGAGGCTCTTTCGATGCAGCCAGCTCAACCAGAGCAGCACCCAGCTTTGCCGGATCGCCGGCCTGCTGGTAGCTATAACCGTCATATGTCGTGCGCCTCTCATGTAGGGAAGCCGTGTAATCATTGATGGCTTGCCTGCTATAACGGACGGAACTCTCGTCGAGAAAATCCGTATGGAAAAAACCCGGCTCCACAATCGTTACATGGATACCAAACTGGGCAAGCTCCATTGCAAGTGACTCGGAGAATCCTTCAACGGCAAATTTTGTTGAACAGTAGATCGATGCTCCAGCGAAGCCGACCATGCCACCCATGGACGAAAAGTTGAAAATCCGGCCCGATCTTTCCCAACGCATAACTGGCAGGACAGCGCGGGTCACATGAAACATGCCGAATACATTGGTCGCAAATTGCCGTTCGATATCCGCGGCGGGGTTTTCTTCAAAGT
This sequence is a window from Phyllobacterium sp. T1293. Protein-coding genes within it:
- a CDS encoding SGNH/GDSL hydrolase family protein, which encodes MKLKTVVIGGSNTVMLPGYLPSLLSTMARRGIELDVVADLAVGGTTSAFGLYQLKIYDQLADCDLLLIEYALNDAFVYGDERRPFRHWARFYEGIIRYALEQNPNLRIATLVFGARNGSFLNAVPSIDAGINYISQCYGTICVDVSRNLMQRLGRDVVGHPSFYSDQGHYARPVATTIVANLIADELEPALQRPVKAAALPPPIDPEHFAGARALDGVQLSKRLGRVPVEYSNRRFSISALDLGGDRLRFEVDKGQLLAMAYVCEPRIPPLDIRLGNDLHRAALLKGGVRDGTYKFLVSMLSFEFLYGTTLLDPPATLALTLGGGTAGGEHKLHVPKDSIRHETLPAEPALPISGILFTGNLKVCAIEKTTDSEKPAPDLPTPPVKLEPVTAGN
- a CDS encoding adenylate/guanylate cyclase domain-containing protein; protein product: MTEADIVAIEEWLDAQGLAGASETELLNGFCVRCCGLGITLERALAFVDTLHPIYEGRAFHWRQREEVEKPVIEYGSSTQGASAESWQRTTFYHLLQSGEDSLRRRIGEMDEPGFVHLENLKAEGLTDYLALINRFSTQGSIGEMDCFYSQWSTAHTDGFNDSDIATLKRLVRGLAIAIKCASLARIVRTIAEVYLGHDAGERVLAGRINRGAADRIEAVLWYSDLRDYTRISDAAGPDAIIPMLNDYADAVISSIQEAGGDVLKLIGDGTLAIFTDGGSQTACVAALKAEALLRKRLVALNERRTAEKQPITNVYLGVHVGEVFFGNIGSDTRLDFTVVGPAVNEVSRIASMCRSVDQDILISDRFAAFLPEGLRSKLVCVGRFALRGVGRAQELFTLDPVERH
- a CDS encoding oxidoreductase, translating into MSKTWFITGAGRGIGAEVAKAALAAGHNVVATGRNRKQVQKAFEGISGQLLIMELDVTSPDQADLVVDAAITHFGGIDVLVNNAGYGQLGNFEENPAADIERQFATNVFGMFHVTRAVLPVMRWERSGRIFNFSSMGGMVGFAGASIYCSTKFAVEGFSESLAMELAQFGIHVTIVEPGFFHTDFLDESSVRYSRQAINDYTASLHERRTTYDGYSYQQAGDPAKLGAALVELAASKEPPLRYVAGSDAVKGIATKLDSVHAEINKWRSLSISTDGNF